A region of Flavobacterium indicum GPTSA100-9 = DSM 17447 DNA encodes the following proteins:
- the gwsS gene encoding grasp-with-spasm system SPASM domain peptide maturase, giving the protein MESNVILFSDCILTKGYNRSIISDTQNKSYFYIPNGLYEILSKYNGFKISAIKEKFNNEFDDIIDEYFHFLIENKLVFFNDTIDFFPKIQLDFFSNAKITNVIVDFDLIKHDLNSLLDQFEILKCSYLQLRFYKEITLNEIEECIKLFRIHKSRIKSISIIAPFYEEFTIDDIKPLFFENQRLDTLLLYNAPNEVTYNDLFYKRGHVVLKTKNIINEHNCGIVSLEYLNPSLKLISESQKFNSCLNLKVSIDKEGYIRNCPSMLQHFGNISKTTLIEAINHPDFKKYWSVSKDEVQVCKDCEFRHICTDCRAYTERTHFKEDIDLSKPLKCGYNPYSNKWEDWSTNPLKQKAIQYYGLQDLING; this is encoded by the coding sequence ATGGAAAGTAATGTAATTTTATTTTCAGATTGTATTTTAACAAAAGGTTATAATAGAAGTATAATAAGTGATACGCAAAACAAAAGCTATTTTTATATTCCTAATGGTTTGTATGAGATTTTAAGTAAGTATAACGGCTTTAAAATTAGTGCTATTAAAGAAAAATTCAATAATGAATTTGATGATATTATTGATGAATACTTTCATTTTTTAATTGAAAATAAATTGGTCTTTTTTAATGATACTATAGATTTTTTTCCAAAAATTCAATTAGATTTTTTTTCAAATGCAAAAATAACGAATGTGATTGTAGATTTTGACTTAATTAAGCATGACTTGAATTCTTTGCTAGATCAATTTGAAATTCTAAAATGTTCTTATTTGCAATTGAGATTTTACAAGGAAATCACTTTAAATGAAATAGAGGAATGTATCAAATTGTTTAGGATTCATAAATCAAGAATTAAATCAATTAGCATTATAGCTCCATTTTATGAAGAATTTACTATTGATGACATTAAACCTCTGTTTTTTGAAAATCAAAGACTGGATACCTTACTGTTATATAATGCACCTAATGAGGTTACTTATAATGACTTATTCTACAAAAGAGGTCATGTAGTGTTAAAAACAAAGAATATAATAAATGAACACAATTGCGGAATTGTTTCTTTAGAATATTTAAATCCATCATTAAAGCTAATTTCTGAATCTCAAAAATTTAATTCTTGCTTGAATCTTAAAGTTTCTATTGATAAAGAGGGATATATTCGTAATTGTCCCTCTATGCTTCAGCATTTTGGAAACATCAGTAAAACAACATTAATAGAAGCAATTAATCATCCAGATTTTAAAAAATACTGGAGTGTTAGTAAAGATGAGGTGCAAGTATGTAAAGACTGTGAGTTTCGTCATATTTGTACAGATTGTAGGGCTTACACCGAACGGACTCATTTTAAAGAAGACATAGATTTGTCTAAACCATTAAAATGCGGTTATAATCCCTATTCTAATAAATGGGAAGATTGGAGCACTAATCCCTTAAAACAAAAAGCAATTCAATACTATGGTTTGCAAGATTTAATAAACGGATAG
- a CDS encoding helix-turn-helix domain-containing protein translates to MKIGLKLLQLRKQFRFSQEYVADEIGISKTTLRKWEAAESIPTFDNLNKLSQFYNVKMTYWFEENNDVESDEVLLHLNDLLDQVKQLICEIREKQTKMV, encoded by the coding sequence ATGAAAATTGGTCTCAAACTACTACAACTACGCAAACAATTTAGATTCTCTCAAGAATATGTTGCTGATGAAATCGGCATTTCTAAAACTACTTTACGTAAATGGGAAGCTGCAGAAAGTATTCCAACTTTTGATAATTTAAATAAACTCTCCCAATTTTATAATGTAAAAATGACTTATTGGTTTGAAGAAAATAATGATGTTGAAAGTGATGAGGTACTACTTCACTTAAACGATTTATTAGATCAAGTTAAACAATTAATCTGCGAAATAAGAGAAAAGCAAACTAAAATGGTGTAA
- a CDS encoding T9SS type A sorting domain-containing protein, translated as MSKNYFSENSLSDAFTKKNKVFGIQSVFKKIVFVFLTIFCFSNAFAQIGVTVTGNANTTPALAGSYTSLASAITDLNAVTAMTGPVVLNLGAGTETAPTLGFILGSATLNAATSVTNTITINGTPGTSILQAYSAGTGTPGTAVQDAIFKVSGLDFLTIQNVTFTDGNTTNPATMEAGLVFYKASATDGCNNNTVQNCTFNMQRVNNAAGTTPMFDGSVGIMFINSTATAATTNLTITATSGASSNNKIYGNTINGGNIGIGMNGFAAATPFTLADSNNDIGGVSNLTGNTLLNFGGATGATNPAAAIRINNQWGANVSYNIINNNNGSGVNHPSTLRGILAGAGTSANITINNNNITLFGGGTTSQLDGISNGIGSTAASNTVSINNNSVVLNYASATGATINGIVNSATPTTANINNNNVSAGSAIPGTGTHILIGCGSPVTLNANNNIIGPFIRSSATTGTLRGLVITSPTSTTINGNTIAGLAYSNAASTGTIDGIYGLSSSVDVTISNNILNNLTANGAIKAIVEFGIAGNKNFIGNTISNLQNVSGYSGTGVAFTGINPSIGTISISKNKLFNITSTGTGASVLGISVSGGTTATVFNNLVGNLYTPTATGLNAVIGINLTGATTNNVYNNTVRLDATSSSVTTFGTSCLYFNLTPTAVDVRNNIFVNLSTPAQNGLNVATNGVAAAIRRISGTAGTVPTNYATTSNNNLFWVNPTAGTNNHSSYVEGTTTITNSLNTVANLKAFMVNRDQVSVEENPTFVSTTGANATYLHIDTVTPTFVEGGASVIALVTTDYDGDVRNNATPDIGADEFNGVSNLPVCTGTPASANTVTSNNNFCLGSSTILSLDVAYSVLNITYQWESSSDNILYNTIGGANSSTYSVTPIASTWYRCIVTCTNSGFSITSNPVQVIINSPTYATIPLTESFENVWTTTCVTAPLGQDAPNNSWRMIKGVDADASWRADNTTTTLSGWSSTGGAYTPIAQNGARSARFHSFNVFPAGDKGSLDLYVDLSAPGSKELSFYYITPSTGIDQLELLLSTDGGVTFNPLTTTPALAAPTTAVTSWTNVKANLATTSATSVIRFRATGDNGSFDIGLDNVSISLLCSGPQSITTSPNVAICNGDSTVLTVSSANDPNHSYVWSPAVGLSATTGSSVTANPTTTTTYTVTATDMIGGCTTTGTIVVTVNPIPSNVVLTPATASVCSGTIQQLNASGGTYIVSSLLGSGASTTSGSSTTATLGPNPLQNFYGGTKQQWIYTAAELSALGFVAGTQINSIKLDLANANTSVALSSLVVKMKNTATGSFASTTAWETGLTTVKAAANYTPVAGLNTFTFDAPFSWDGSSNLVVEMNYSNNNTGAASNYNTAKHSPTSFVSTIFYRADNTSAAAIDAYVGTASYTYSSRNDLTFDVINSAPITWSPQTDLYTDSAATIPYTGTATNIVYTKPTGNITYTATATLGACTKSNTSVITFVPSTSNTTTASACDSYTWAVNGTTYTTSGTYTNVVGCHTETLNLTITPSTTNTTTASACDSYTWAVNGTTYTTSGTYTNVVGCHTETLNLTITPSTTNTTTASACDSYTWAVNGTTYTTSGTYTNTVGCQTETLNLTITPSTTNTTTASACDSYTWAVNGTTYTTSGTYTNTVGCHTETLNLTITPSTTNTTTASACDSYTWAVNGTTYTTSGTYTNVVGCHTETLNLTITPSTTNTTTASACDSYTWAVNGTTYTTSGTYTNVVGCHTETLNLTITPSTTNTTTVSACDSYTWAVNGTTYTTSGTYTNTVGCHTETLNLTINTATTPTGASNQTINGGVASDVTIEDIVVTGTGIVWYPSAADAAAGTNAIPAGTQLVDGATYYAVSVNGTCVSSPLAVTVTVVLGKESFDLTQLTYYPNPVVDQLTIRYSKEITTIEIFDLGGKLVKVIKPFANEVQVDLVELSSSIYILKVYADDNYTELKVIKK; from the coding sequence ATGAGTAAAAATTACTTTTCAGAAAATTCTTTAAGTGATGCATTCACAAAAAAGAATAAAGTGTTTGGTATTCAAAGTGTTTTTAAAAAAATAGTTTTTGTTTTTTTAACAATATTTTGTTTTTCAAATGCTTTTGCACAAATTGGAGTAACAGTTACAGGTAATGCAAATACTACTCCTGCATTAGCTGGTTCTTATACTAGTTTAGCATCTGCAATTACAGATTTAAATGCAGTAACAGCTATGACTGGACCAGTTGTGCTAAATTTAGGAGCAGGTACTGAGACTGCACCAACATTAGGTTTTATTCTTGGTTCTGCTACTTTAAATGCAGCTACGAGTGTGACTAATACCATAACAATCAATGGTACACCAGGTACTTCTATTTTACAAGCTTATTCAGCTGGAACCGGAACGCCGGGGACTGCAGTTCAAGATGCTATTTTTAAAGTATCAGGTTTAGATTTTTTAACTATCCAAAATGTTACTTTTACCGATGGTAATACTACGAATCCTGCTACTATGGAAGCAGGGCTAGTTTTTTACAAAGCTTCAGCTACCGATGGTTGTAATAACAATACAGTACAAAACTGTACTTTTAATATGCAACGTGTTAATAATGCGGCAGGAACAACTCCAATGTTTGATGGTTCTGTTGGTATTATGTTTATTAATTCTACAGCGACAGCAGCCACAACTAATTTAACCATTACTGCGACAAGTGGGGCAAGTTCTAATAATAAAATCTATGGAAATACAATAAATGGTGGAAACATAGGAATTGGAATGAATGGTTTTGCTGCTGCTACTCCTTTTACATTAGCAGATTCAAATAATGATATTGGTGGAGTAAGTAATTTAACGGGTAATACTTTACTGAATTTTGGTGGAGCAACTGGTGCAACAAATCCAGCTGCAGCAATCAGAATTAATAACCAATGGGGAGCAAATGTATCTTACAACATAATCAATAATAATAATGGTTCTGGAGTAAATCATCCCTCAACTTTGAGAGGAATTTTAGCTGGGGCAGGTACTTCTGCAAATATTACAATTAACAATAACAATATAACTTTATTTGGTGGTGGTACAACTTCACAATTAGACGGAATTTCTAACGGTATTGGGTCTACAGCAGCTTCAAATACTGTAAGTATAAACAATAATTCTGTTGTTTTAAATTATGCTTCAGCAACAGGTGCAACAATAAATGGTATTGTTAATAGCGCTACACCTACTACTGCTAATATAAATAACAATAATGTAAGTGCAGGTTCTGCTATTCCAGGTACTGGGACACATATATTAATTGGATGTGGTTCGCCTGTAACACTTAATGCTAATAATAATATAATTGGTCCATTTATAAGATCTTCTGCAACAACAGGTACTTTAAGAGGGTTGGTTATAACAAGTCCAACTTCTACTACTATTAATGGAAATACTATTGCTGGTTTAGCTTATTCAAATGCTGCTTCAACAGGTACAATTGATGGTATTTATGGTCTTTCTTCATCTGTAGATGTTACTATATCAAATAATATTTTAAATAACTTAACTGCAAATGGTGCAATAAAAGCTATTGTTGAATTTGGAATAGCTGGTAATAAAAACTTTATAGGAAATACTATAAGTAATTTGCAAAATGTTTCTGGATATTCTGGGACCGGTGTTGCTTTTACTGGTATAAATCCATCAATTGGTACTATTTCGATTTCTAAAAATAAATTATTTAACATTACTTCAACTGGTACAGGTGCTTCAGTATTAGGAATTTCAGTTTCTGGAGGTACAACAGCAACAGTTTTTAATAATTTAGTTGGAAATTTATATACACCAACAGCTACAGGTTTAAATGCAGTAATTGGAATAAATTTAACTGGTGCTACAACAAATAATGTTTATAATAATACTGTTCGATTAGACGCAACTTCAAGTTCAGTAACTACTTTTGGAACTTCATGTTTATATTTTAACCTAACACCTACAGCTGTTGATGTTAGAAATAATATTTTTGTTAATTTATCTACTCCAGCTCAAAATGGATTAAATGTAGCGACCAATGGTGTTGCTGCAGCTATAAGAAGAATAAGTGGTACAGCAGGTACAGTTCCTACTAATTATGCAACTACAAGTAATAATAATTTATTTTGGGTAAACCCAACTGCTGGTACTAATAATCATTCATCTTATGTTGAAGGTACTACAACAATTACAAATTCCCTAAATACTGTTGCTAATCTTAAAGCATTTATGGTGAATAGAGATCAAGTGTCTGTAGAAGAAAATCCGACATTTGTTTCTACAACTGGAGCGAATGCAACTTATTTACATATAGACACAGTTACACCTACTTTTGTAGAAGGGGGTGCATCCGTTATAGCATTAGTAACAACTGATTATGATGGAGATGTTAGAAATAATGCTACTCCAGATATTGGTGCAGATGAATTTAATGGTGTTTCAAATTTACCAGTTTGTACTGGTACACCAGCATCTGCAAATACGGTAACTTCAAATAACAATTTCTGTTTAGGAAGTTCAACTATTCTTTCTTTAGATGTTGCTTATTCGGTTTTAAATATAACGTATCAATGGGAATCTTCTTCAGACAATATTTTATATAATACTATTGGAGGTGCCAATTCTTCAACTTATTCAGTTACTCCAATTGCTTCAACATGGTATAGATGTATTGTAACTTGTACAAATTCAGGATTTTCAATAACATCAAATCCAGTTCAGGTGATTATTAATTCACCAACTTATGCAACAATTCCTTTAACTGAAAGCTTTGAAAATGTATGGACTACAACTTGTGTAACTGCACCATTAGGACAAGATGCTCCAAATAATTCTTGGAGAATGATTAAAGGTGTAGATGCTGATGCGTCTTGGAGGGCAGATAATACTACAACTACACTAAGTGGATGGTCCTCAACAGGAGGAGCGTACACCCCAATAGCACAAAATGGAGCAAGATCTGCAAGATTCCATTCATTTAATGTTTTCCCTGCTGGAGATAAAGGTTCTTTAGATTTATATGTAGATTTATCTGCTCCGGGTTCAAAAGAGTTGTCATTTTATTACATTACTCCTAGTACAGGAATTGATCAATTAGAATTGTTATTATCAACTGATGGAGGGGTAACTTTTAATCCATTAACTACTACACCAGCACTAGCTGCTCCTACAACTGCGGTAACGAGTTGGACAAATGTTAAGGCAAATTTAGCAACTACTTCTGCTACCTCTGTAATTAGATTTAGAGCAACAGGTGATAATGGAAGTTTTGATATTGGGCTAGATAATGTATCCATAAGTTTATTATGTAGTGGGCCTCAATCGATCACAACTTCTCCAAATGTTGCAATTTGTAATGGAGATTCAACTGTTTTGACGGTTTCTAGTGCAAATGATCCTAATCATAGTTATGTTTGGTCTCCTGCTGTAGGTTTAAGTGCTACAACTGGATCAAGTGTAACTGCAAATCCAACTACTACCACTACTTATACTGTAACAGCAACCGATATGATTGGAGGATGTACAACAACAGGTACAATAGTTGTGACTGTTAATCCTATACCTTCTAATGTTGTGTTAACTCCAGCAACTGCCTCAGTATGTTCTGGAACTATTCAGCAATTAAATGCTTCTGGAGGAACTTATATTGTGTCTTCATTGTTAGGATCTGGTGCTAGTACAACTTCAGGTAGTTCTACTACAGCCACTTTAGGGCCAAATCCTCTTCAAAATTTTTATGGGGGAACTAAACAACAATGGATCTATACGGCAGCTGAATTATCTGCATTAGGTTTTGTTGCTGGAACGCAAATTAATTCAATAAAATTAGATTTGGCTAATGCCAATACTTCTGTAGCATTATCAAGTTTAGTAGTTAAAATGAAAAATACAGCAACTGGAAGTTTTGCTTCTACAACTGCTTGGGAAACAGGATTAACGACTGTAAAAGCTGCTGCAAATTATACACCAGTTGCCGGTTTAAATACTTTTACTTTTGATGCACCATTTAGTTGGGATGGTTCAAGTAATTTAGTTGTTGAAATGAATTATAGTAATAATAACACTGGTGCTGCTTCAAATTATAACACCGCAAAACATAGTCCAACTTCATTTGTTAGTACAATTTTTTATAGAGCTGATAATACATCAGCGGCAGCAATTGATGCCTATGTAGGAACAGCAAGTTATACATATAGCTCAAGAAATGATCTAACTTTTGATGTTATTAATAGCGCACCAATTACTTGGTCTCCTCAAACGGATTTGTATACAGATTCAGCTGCAACTATTCCATATACTGGAACTGCAACTAATATAGTTTATACTAAACCTACAGGTAATATAACTTATACTGCTACTGCGACATTAGGTGCTTGTACAAAATCAAATACTTCGGTAATCACATTTGTTCCAAGTACTTCAAACACTACTACTGCTTCGGCTTGTGATTCGTACACTTGGGCTGTTAATGGCACTACGTATACTACTTCTGGTACGTATACGAATGTAGTAGGATGTCATACGGAAACGTTAAACTTAACGATTACACCAAGTACAACTAACACTACTACTGCTTCGGCTTGTGATTCGTATACTTGGGCTGTAAACGGAACTACATATACTACTTCTGGAACGTATACGAATGTAGTAGGATGTCATACGGAAACGTTAAACTTAACGATTACACCAAGTACAACTAATACTACTACTGCTTCGGCTTGTGATTCGTACACTTGGGCTGTTAATGGAACTACATATACTACTTCTGGTACATATACCAATACTGTAGGTTGTCAAACCGAAACGTTAAACTTAACGATTACACCAAGTACAACTAATACTACTACTGCTTCGGCTTGTGATTCGTATACTTGGGCTGTTAATGGCACTACGTATACTACTTCTGGTACATATACCAATACTGTAGGTTGTCATACAGAGACATTAAACTTAACGATTACACCAAGTACAACTAATACTACTACCGCTTCGGCTTGTGATTCGTATACTTGGGCTGTTAATGGCACTACGTATACTACTTCTGGTACGTATACGAATGTAGTAGGATGTCATACCGAAACGTTAAACTTAACGATTACACCAAGTACAACTAATACTACTACTGCTTCGGCTTGTGATTCGTACACATGGGCTGTTAATGGAACTACATATACTACTTCTGGTACGTATACGAATGTAGTAGGATGTCATACAGAAACATTAAACTTAACAATTACACCAAGTACAACTAATACTACTACCGTTTCGGCTTGTGATTCGTACACTTGGGCTGTTAATGGAACTACGTATACGACTTCAGGTACATATACCAATACTGTAGGTTGTCATACAGAGACATTAAACTTAACAATAAATACGGCAACTACTCCAACAGGAGCTTCTAATCAAACTATTAATGGTGGTGTGGCTTCTGATGTAACGATAGAGGATATTGTTGTTACTGGAACTGGAATAGTTTGGTATCCATCAGCAGCTGATGCAGCAGCAGGAACAAATGCAATTCCAGCAGGAACACAGTTAGTGGATGGTGCTACTTACTATGCAGTATCTGTAAATGGTACATGTGTGAGTTCTCCATTAGCAGTTACTGTAACCGTAGTATTAGGAAAAGAATCGTTTGATTTAACACAATTAACGTATTATCCTAATCCAGTTGTTGATCAGTTAACAATTAGATATAGTAAAGAAATTACAACTATTGAAATATTTGATTTAGGTGGAAAATTAGTTAAAGTGATTAAGCCTTTTGCAAATGAAGTTCAAGTGGATTTGGTAGAATTATCTTCTTCTATCTATATCTTAAAAGTTTATGCTGATGATAATTACACAGAATTAAAAGTTATCAAAAAATAA
- the rluF gene encoding 23S rRNA pseudouridine(2604) synthase RluF produces the protein MEEQLVRINKFLSESGFCSRREADKLLEQGRITINGKLPELGTKVAPGDEVRVNGKLVTNANKKHIYLAFHKPVGIECTTNQKIKDNIVDYIAYPERIFPIGRLDKASEGLIFMTSDGDIVNKILRARNNHEKEYIVTVDHPITDEFIQRMSNGLPILDTITKKCKVEKISQFVFRIILTQGLNRQIRRMCDYLNYEVTALKRIRIINITLDVPVGKYRHLTEQEIKQLNDLIAPSSKTEEASIPKNKKTNYGSRNYDKRNR, from the coding sequence ATGGAAGAACAATTAGTACGTATCAATAAATTTTTATCCGAATCTGGATTTTGTTCTAGAAGAGAAGCGGACAAATTATTAGAACAAGGCCGAATTACCATAAATGGAAAACTTCCTGAATTAGGCACTAAAGTTGCTCCAGGTGATGAAGTTCGAGTAAACGGAAAATTAGTAACTAATGCCAATAAAAAACACATTTACTTGGCTTTTCACAAACCTGTTGGCATAGAATGTACCACGAATCAAAAAATCAAAGACAATATTGTTGACTACATTGCCTATCCTGAACGAATTTTTCCTATTGGAAGACTCGATAAAGCAAGTGAGGGATTAATTTTTATGACGAGTGATGGTGATATTGTAAACAAAATTCTTCGAGCAAGAAACAATCACGAAAAAGAATACATTGTTACTGTTGATCATCCTATTACCGATGAATTTATACAACGCATGAGTAATGGATTACCAATTTTAGATACCATTACAAAAAAATGTAAAGTTGAAAAAATAAGTCAGTTTGTATTTAGAATTATACTTACTCAAGGTTTGAATAGACAAATTCGACGTATGTGTGACTATTTGAATTATGAAGTTACTGCATTAAAAAGAATTCGAATTATTAATATTACATTAGATGTTCCTGTTGGTAAATACCGACACTTAACAGAACAAGAAATTAAACAATTAAACGATTTAATTGCACCGTCTAGCAAAACTGAAGAAGCAAGTATACCTAAAAACAAAAAAACAAATTACGGAAGTAGAAATTACGACAAAAGAAATCGATAA
- a CDS encoding GNAT family N-acetyltransferase — MYSISPLKDNQLSIVRDLAFKIWPNAYGQILSSEQLEYMLNKFYSIDALVQQLQKGQCFFIIEDNSEAIGFLAYEINCNESNQLKIHKIYVLDTYQGKGVGRLLIDFAIETAKRKLQKGVFLNVNKFNKAQFFYEKLGFTIVKDEVIDIGNNFVMDDYVMELPLF, encoded by the coding sequence ATGTATTCAATATCCCCATTAAAAGATAATCAATTAAGCATTGTAAGAGATCTAGCTTTTAAAATTTGGCCAAATGCTTATGGTCAAATTTTATCAAGTGAACAATTAGAATATATGCTAAATAAATTTTACAGTATTGATGCATTAGTACAGCAATTGCAAAAGGGTCAATGTTTTTTTATAATTGAAGATAATAGTGAAGCTATTGGTTTTCTTGCTTATGAGATAAATTGCAATGAATCAAATCAATTGAAGATTCATAAAATATATGTCTTAGATACTTATCAAGGTAAAGGAGTAGGGAGGCTATTAATAGATTTTGCTATTGAAACTGCAAAAAGGAAGCTGCAAAAAGGGGTTTTCTTAAATGTAAATAAATTCAATAAAGCTCAATTTTTTTATGAGAAGCTTGGTTTTACTATTGTTAAAGATGAAGTTATCGATATTGGAAATAATTTTGTAATGGATGATTATGTTATGGAATTACCATTGTTTTAA
- a CDS encoding DUF3467 domain-containing protein has protein sequence MENNNQEGQLNIELDEKTAEGIYSNLAIINHSNTEFVLDFISIMPGVPKAKVKSRIVLTPQHAKRLLGALHENIKRFENQHGEIKETEQPNIPLNFGPTGQA, from the coding sequence ATGGAAAATAATAATCAAGAAGGACAATTAAATATTGAATTAGATGAAAAAACGGCTGAAGGTATTTATTCTAATTTAGCTATTATTAATCATTCAAATACTGAGTTTGTTTTAGATTTTATCAGTATCATGCCCGGTGTGCCAAAAGCAAAAGTTAAATCGAGAATAGTGTTAACGCCTCAACATGCAAAAAGATTGTTGGGAGCATTACATGAAAATATTAAACGTTTTGAAAATCAACACGGTGAAATCAAGGAAACTGAACAACCTAATATTCCACTAAATTTTGGTCCAACAGGTCAGGCATAA
- a CDS encoding ATP-grasp domain-containing protein → MILIYSKDVDDFINNVIDFLNVKFIRINESNLVQVEQISFENTSENFRVKTDYCDEINFQDINAIWFNGGGIRGVGSLYERKCFEVLFDSYLLQKRVYKLGSRYSDFKINRLDVMLEAKKQGLKIPETLIVDSKAKLSEFYNSFKDKNGIICKRILDDFFYEDENYEYNFNLTFEITEEILNKLPDNFALSFFQERIISEFEIRVINIDGELFSASIHDYNNYVDCRSGFRDMKNLRIIPFKLPNTIKHKLLKLFDFFNLNYGSIDLLFSAGEFYFLELNPTGQISFINNKCNYYLEKIIAKKLELKYEASS, encoded by the coding sequence ATGATATTGATTTACAGTAAAGATGTTGATGATTTTATTAATAATGTAATCGATTTTTTGAATGTTAAGTTCATTAGAATTAATGAATCTAATTTGGTACAAGTTGAGCAAATTAGTTTTGAAAATACATCGGAAAACTTTAGAGTTAAAACGGATTATTGTGACGAAATTAATTTTCAAGATATAAATGCAATTTGGTTTAATGGGGGTGGTATACGTGGTGTTGGTAGTTTATATGAAAGAAAGTGTTTTGAGGTGCTTTTTGATAGTTATTTACTGCAAAAAAGAGTATATAAACTAGGCTCGCGTTATTCCGATTTTAAAATAAATAGACTCGATGTAATGCTGGAAGCAAAAAAGCAAGGTCTTAAAATTCCCGAAACATTAATAGTAGATTCAAAAGCTAAATTATCTGAATTTTATAATTCATTTAAAGACAAAAATGGAATTATTTGTAAACGAATATTAGATGATTTTTTTTATGAAGATGAGAATTATGAGTATAATTTTAATTTAACTTTTGAAATTACGGAAGAAATTTTAAACAAACTTCCAGATAATTTTGCTTTATCTTTTTTTCAAGAACGAATAATTTCTGAATTTGAAATTCGAGTAATAAATATTGATGGAGAATTATTTTCGGCATCAATTCATGATTATAATAATTATGTGGATTGTAGAAGTGGTTTTAGAGACATGAAAAACTTGAGAATTATTCCGTTTAAATTGCCTAATACTATAAAACATAAGTTGCTTAAATTATTTGATTTTTTTAATCTAAATTATGGGTCCATTGACTTACTTTTCTCAGCGGGTGAGTTTTATTTTTTAGAATTAAATCCAACCGGACAAATAAGTTTTATTAATAATAAGTGTAATTATTATTTAGAAAAGATTATTGCTAAAAAATTAGAATTGAAGTATGAGGCATCCAGTTAA